A window of the Prosthecobacter debontii genome harbors these coding sequences:
- the lgt gene encoding prolipoprotein diacylglyceryl transferase, with protein sequence MTTAHLAYYLHDLSPYVIRFSDSFAVHWYGLAYVLGFYLAYRVMLFLAQRGLSEIKPAQVADFITMVALFGVVLGGRLGYMLLYDWDHFIREPWTLFLLNRGGMASHGGIVGVALFLLWYARRHKISWTGLGDTLVCGAPLGIFCGRIANFINGELFGRVTTVPWAMKFPTELLHEDFLKQGGSGAVVDALPLGIQHSPDIIAWFQTQHGGVEALENLLHPRHPSQLYEALGEGLFLSAILLAVRLRYPRLPHGILTGLFFILYALARISLEFVRQPDSGSEAILGLTRGQFFSVFMIVIGLAFLAFGWSRGPTRPAQA encoded by the coding sequence ATGACCACCGCCCATCTCGCCTACTACCTGCACGACCTGAGCCCCTACGTCATCCGCTTCTCGGACAGCTTTGCCGTGCATTGGTATGGCCTGGCTTATGTGCTGGGGTTTTATCTGGCTTACCGCGTGATGTTGTTTTTAGCCCAGCGCGGACTCTCCGAGATCAAACCGGCGCAAGTGGCGGACTTTATCACCATGGTGGCGCTCTTCGGCGTTGTGCTGGGTGGGCGTCTCGGTTACATGCTGCTCTATGATTGGGATCACTTCATCCGTGAGCCCTGGACGCTCTTCTTGCTGAATCGTGGGGGCATGGCCAGCCATGGTGGCATCGTTGGCGTGGCACTGTTTCTCCTGTGGTATGCCCGGCGACATAAGATCTCCTGGACCGGTCTGGGCGATACCCTCGTGTGTGGAGCTCCGCTCGGCATCTTCTGCGGTCGCATTGCCAACTTCATCAATGGCGAACTCTTTGGCCGGGTGACCACGGTCCCCTGGGCCATGAAGTTCCCCACCGAGCTGCTGCATGAGGACTTCCTCAAACAAGGAGGTTCCGGTGCTGTTGTCGATGCTTTACCCCTCGGCATTCAACACAGCCCGGACATCATCGCTTGGTTCCAAACCCAACATGGAGGTGTGGAGGCACTGGAAAACCTCCTGCATCCACGGCATCCCTCCCAGCTTTATGAGGCCTTAGGTGAAGGCTTGTTCCTCTCTGCCATCCTGCTCGCCGTCCGCCTGCGTTATCCTCGCCTGCCTCATGGCATCCTGACCGGGCTGTTCTTCATCCTGTATGCGCTCGCCCGCATCAGCCTGGAGTTCGTCCGCCAGCCGGACTCCGGCTCAGAAGCCATCCTCGGCCTGACCCGTGGCCAGTTTTTCTCGGTCTTCATGATCGTCATTGGCCTCGCCTTCCTGGCCTTTGGCTGGAGTCGTGGGCCGACACGTCCCGCCCAAGCGTAG